Within the Clostridiales bacterium genome, the region GAGAGAGAATGTTCAGATGATTATAAAAGATATGATCAAGTATGATGGTTAGTAATTTTTAAATAGTTAAAATATAAAAAGATAAGCTATGAATTTAGGAGGATGACGAAATGGATTTAAAGCAAAAACTTAGGCATGTTATGAATTTTCCAAAGGAGGGAATAGATTTTATTGATATAACGACAGTATTGCAAGATGCTGATGCGTTGGCGGACTGTATGGATAAGATGAAAAAGGAGATAGACAAGTTCGAAGATTTTGAGTTGGTTGTAGGTCCAGAGTCAAGAGGTTTTATATTTGGTACACCAATAGCATGCGCGCTAAAAAAAGGATTTATTCCGGTAAGAAAAAAAGGAAAGTTGCCGTATAAAACAATAAGCGAAAACTATGAATTAGAGTACGGATTTGATGTTCTAGAGATGCATCAGGATGCAATAAAAAAAGGACAAAAAGTTATAATAGTGGATGATTTGTTGGCAACGGGTGGTACTACAGAGACGATAATTAAGTTAGTAGAAAGGTTAGGCGGAATAGTAGTAGGTGTAGTTTATTTTGTAGAGCTAACAGAGCTTAGAGGAAGAGAAAATCTAAAGGGATATAACGTTTCATCATTAGTACAATTTTAGCAATATTTTTGTGAAGATAAAGAATACATAGCGATTTTAGGTTGGGATTTATATGCAAGGTTATTAGTGTGATTGTTAAATAAGGAAATATAGGAGGGGTGTCTTTTGTTAACTGAGTTATATGATAAACTGATAAAGAGAATAAGAACATACAACGAACACGGTGATTTAAGTCTGATAGAAAAGGCATATTTAGTTGCAAAAGATGCTCATGCTGGACAAGAAAGGCTTTCAGGAGAGCCTTTTTTGGTACATCCACTAAAGGTTGCATATATTCTAGCGGAGATTGAGTTAGATACAGTGGCAATAGTTGCTGCTATATTACATGATGTAGTAGAGGATACTTCATACACAAAGGAGCAATTGCAAGAAGAGTTTGGTGAAGAAGTATACATGTTAGTTGATGGTGTAACAAAATTAGGTAAGATATCTTATACAACAAAAGAGGAACAGCAGGTAGAAAATTTAAGAAAAATGTTTTTGGCAATGGCAAAAAATATACGTGTTGTGTTGATAAAGTTGGCTGATAGATTACACAATATGCGTACTTTAAAATATATGCCTAAGGATAAACAGTACGAGAAAGCTAAAGAAACGCTAGAGATTTATGCACCACTAGCACATAGGCTTGGTATATCCAAAATAAAGTGGGAGTTGGAGGATTTAAGTCTTCGGTACTTAGATCCAGATGGATATTATGAGCTTGTTAATAAGATTGCTACGAAAAGACAAGAAAGAGAAGTATACGTAGAAGACATAGTAAATACGCTCAAAGAGAAAACAAAGGAATTGGGTATAAAATGTAGTGTTGATGGGAGGCCAAAGCATTTCTATAGTATATATAGAAAAATGAAGACGCAACAAAAAACGTTGGAGCAGATATATGACTTATTTGCGCTAAGGGTTATAGTGTCGACGGTGAAAGAATGTTATATGGTGCTAGGATTGGTACATGATTTATACAAACCCGTACCGGGAAGATTCAAAGACTATATAGCTATGCCAAAAGCAAATATGTATCAATCTTTACATACGACACTAATAGGTCCTAAGGGTTTTCCTATAGAGATACAGATACGTACATGGGATATGCATAAGGTAGCCGAGGTAGGTATCGCTGCACACTGGAAGTATAAAGAGGGCAAGACTAATAATGATTTAGATGCGAAATTAGAGTGGCTTAGAATGATATTAGATTGGCAAAAGGATACAAAAGATGCAAGACAATTTATGAAAAGCTTGAGAGTTGAGTTGTTCGAAGAAGAAGTATTTGTTTTTACACCAAAGGGTGATGTTGTAAGCTTGCCATATGGATCTACACCTATAGATTTTGCGTATCGTATACATAGTGATGTTGGTGATAAAATGATGGGGGCTAAAGTAAATAACAAGATAGTTACGTTAACATACAAGCTTAAAAATGGTGATATAGTAGAAATTTTGACTTCGGCTAGTGTTCAGGGGCCAAGTAGAGATTGGCTAAAAATAGTAAAAAGTTCTCATGCTAGAAATAAGATAAATCAATGGTTTAAGAAAAATAAAAAAGAAGAGAATGTGTTGAGAGGAAAAGAGTTATTAGAAAGAGAGTCTAAAAAGTCAGGTATTAGTTTTGCACATATAGCAAGTCAAGAAAATATAGAAGAGATATGTAACAAGTATAAACTAAATGGAATAGAGGAACTATACTTAAATTTGGGTGTGGGAAATATCTCGCCTAAAAAGATAATAACCTTGGTTAAGGTAAAAGAGGGGCTAGAGAGAGAAAATGATGAACTAGGAACTAACGTTAATGACAAGCAACATAAAAAGAAGGATTCGTCTTTAAATCACCAAAAGGGAGTTATAGTAAAGGGTGTAAATAACTGCCTAGTGAAGTTTTCGCAGTGTTGTAAT harbors:
- a CDS encoding adenine phosphoribosyltransferase, translating into MDLKQKLRHVMNFPKEGIDFIDITTVLQDADALADCMDKMKKEIDKFEDFELVVGPESRGFIFGTPIACALKKGFIPVRKKGKLPYKTISENYELEYGFDVLEMHQDAIKKGQKVIIVDDLLATGGTTETIIKLVERLGGIVVGVVYFVELTELRGRENLKGYNVSSLVQF
- a CDS encoding bifunctional (p)ppGpp synthetase/guanosine-3',5'-bis(diphosphate) 3'-pyrophosphohydrolase, with the translated sequence MLTELYDKLIKRIRTYNEHGDLSLIEKAYLVAKDAHAGQERLSGEPFLVHPLKVAYILAEIELDTVAIVAAILHDVVEDTSYTKEQLQEEFGEEVYMLVDGVTKLGKISYTTKEEQQVENLRKMFLAMAKNIRVVLIKLADRLHNMRTLKYMPKDKQYEKAKETLEIYAPLAHRLGISKIKWELEDLSLRYLDPDGYYELVNKIATKRQEREVYVEDIVNTLKEKTKELGIKCSVDGRPKHFYSIYRKMKTQQKTLEQIYDLFALRVIVSTVKECYMVLGLVHDLYKPVPGRFKDYIAMPKANMYQSLHTTLIGPKGFPIEIQIRTWDMHKVAEVGIAAHWKYKEGKTNNDLDAKLEWLRMILDWQKDTKDARQFMKSLRVELFEEEVFVFTPKGDVVSLPYGSTPIDFAYRIHSDVGDKMMGAKVNNKIVTLTYKLKNGDIVEILTSASVQGPSRDWLKIVKSSHARNKINQWFKKNKKEENVLRGKELLERESKKSGISFAHIASQENIEEICNKYKLNGIEELYLNLGVGNISPKKIITLVKVKEGLERENDELGTNVNDKQHKKKDSSLNHQKGVIVKGVNNCLVKFSQCCNPVPGDEIVGFITKGRGVSVHRSDCDNVVLDLQNRGRLIEVSWIEKNKDYYKTDIKIKASDRVGLIVEVTNITNDLKIPLISLNAQRKKNRTAEMIITLKISNTKELDKIIKRYSAIEGVYYVERKKG